The following are encoded in a window of Impatiens glandulifera chromosome 5, dImpGla2.1, whole genome shotgun sequence genomic DNA:
- the LOC124939398 gene encoding 1-aminocyclopropane-1-carboxylate oxidase homolog 11-like, whose amino-acid sequence MAINFGLAGRVELACSRDFSLLHGFRYRISYHSKPMANNKSPPNTKIMSSLTQALDTSVPSFQPTGDYDHKAEVQAFDNLKLGVQGLVEAGITNVPRIFHQDTKTFPHNQSSPVIFPVIDLEGLDRDATSRRKIVEEIGKASEVYGFFQVVNHGIPIDVMNEMFEGVRKFHEQDPEERKKLYVRDETKRFAYNSNFDLFSTSSANWRDSLRCRMTPFPPNPEEFPQICRDIIMVYTQHTLKFRDVLFELLSEALGLERDHLSQMGVGKGLFLLGHFYPACPEPDLTIGTTPHTDAGFITMVMQDKVGGLQVLYEDQWHDVKPLDGALVINIADLLQLVTNNKFKSRTHRVLAQKMGPRISVAALFREHYGETIATKFGPIKELLSEDNPPIYREATVKDFVSYRFMKGLAATSPLDNFLI is encoded by the exons ATGGCAATTAATTTTGGCTTGGCGGGTAGGGTTGAGCTGGCTTGTTCTCGCGATTTTTCTCTATTACACGGATTTCGCTATAGAATTTCGTATCACTCGAAGCCAATGGCTAACAATAAGTCTCCTCCTAACACAAAGATCATGTCGAGCTTGACTCAAGCTCTTGACACTTCAGTCCCGAGCTTTCAGCCCACGGGTGATTATGACCATAAGGCCGAGGTTCAAGCCTTTGACAATCTCAAGCTTGGTGTTCAAGGCCTAGTGGAGGCCGGGATCACCAATGTTCCTCGCATATTTCATCAGGACACGAAAACATTTCCCCATAACCAGTCCTCCCCCGTCATTTTCCCGGTCATAGATCTTGAAGGTTTGGACCGGGATGCAACAAGTAGGAGAAAGATTGTAGAAGAAATCGGAAAGGCATCGGAAGTGTATGGTTTCTTCCAAGTGGTCAACCATGGGATCCCAATTGATGTAATGAACGAGATGTTCGAGGGAGTGCGCAAATTCCACGAGCAAGATCCCGAGGAGAGGAAAAAATTGTATGTTAGGGACGAGACAAAGAGGTTTGCCTATAATAGTAACTTCGACTTGTTCTCGACCTCTTCGGCCAATTGGAGGGATAGCCTACGGTGTCGCATGACACCATTCCCGCCTAATCCCGAAGAGTTTCCTCAAATATGCAG GGATATAATAATGGTGTACACTCAACATACCCTTAAATTTAGAGACGTGTTGTTTGAATTGCTATCCGAAGCTCTAGGGTTAGAACGAGACCACTTGAGTCAAATGGGAGTTGGAAAAGGACTCTTCTTGTTGGGACATTTCTACCCGGCTTGTCCCGAACCAGATCTAACAATAGGCACCACTCCCCACACCGACGCGGGATTCATCACAATGGTTATGCAAGACAAAGTCGGGGGACTTCAAGTTCTCTATGAAGATCAATGGCATGATGTAAAGCCTCTAGATGGAGCTTTGGTCATTAACATTGCAGATCTTCTACAG TTGGTCACAAATAACAAATTCAAGAGTAGGACTCATAGAGTGTTGGCTCAAAAAATGGGACCGAGGATCTCGGTGGCTGCCTTATTCCGAGAGCATTATGGAGAGACTATCGCCACCAAGTTTGGACCCATTAAGGAATTATTGTCGGAGGATAACCCTCCGATCTATAGGGAAGCCACCGTCAAAGATTTTGTTTCGTATCGTTTCATGAAAGGGCTCGCTGCTACATCACCCTTGGACAATTTCTTgatctaa